Genomic DNA from Dioscorea cayenensis subsp. rotundata cultivar TDr96_F1 chromosome 1, TDr96_F1_v2_PseudoChromosome.rev07_lg8_w22 25.fasta, whole genome shotgun sequence:
attattttcacaaGTGGCAATattagtgaatatatatatattctttctaGGAAAAATATAGTGACACAGATGATTAGTTGAGtagaaattgataaaaataacaaagaaaaaaataataaagttttgaCGGCATTTAGCAAATAGAGATCAGAGGGTGTTATATTTACTGAATGGAGACAGAAAATTACCGAAACACCTGCAGGGGGATCACGGTAACCAGTCAAAAGAGCAAAGACGTAGTTCTGCCCATTGTGTCGTGCCTAAGGAATAAACAAGACATGTCAATTGTAAAACATGTCTTTAGTGACAATATTGCATCAGTATAGAGACAATACCTTGGTGATAAGGCTAAGGTCTGGTGGATATGCCCCTCCATTAGCAAACCTGGCTGCTTGTTCATTTGCATATGGCTGAGGGAAACGATCACTTAATTTACCAGGACGAGTAAACATTTCACCTTCATCATTGGGCCCATCAACCACCTCAATTTCAGCAGCCATACCTTTTGTCTCCTCTTCAGTATAAGCCACACCAACAAGGTCTCGGAATGAAATCAGAGACATTGAATGGCATGAGGCACATACTTGTTGGTAAACTTGGTGACCACGTCGAATCCTACATAAgttcaatataaattaaacaagaaaatgTCACTATTACATCTTGAATGTTAAAAGCATATTAATAACACCGTCCTCTCCGTTGCGGAGGTTTGTCTAAGAAGGCCTAATCAGAGATTATTAAATGTCAACTAATCCAATACCTAAAAGAAATGCAAACTGGTGATTCTTCAGGCCATGGTTACAATTGATTatgaaaacaagaaatggcCCCAAGGAGCAAAGATTGATATTTTGCAATATTAAGTTTTCTGCAGTTCAAGTACACAACAATTGCAGCCCAAGTGTAAATGAAACTTAAGAATTGAACCTTAAATGAATACAAACaattacattataaaaagaacCCATATAAATGTGACACCAAACCAAATACATTTTCACAGAGCAAATTGGCAATGAACTTCAAGTGATGTGGATGTATATTCATACAATTAGAATTTCTAAAAAACATAGCATAGCTATGTGACCAAAGATTAGTAACTTACGATGCATGGTCATAGGAGCTAAGAATTCCTTTGTGAGGCCAGGGATAACTAGGGCAAGCTAAACCATGCTCAGCTTCATCAGCAGAGGCTATAACACCAAAGCTCAAAATACCAGAAACGCCTGCTCCAAGCAATGCCAATGCTCTCAGTGACTTCATT
This window encodes:
- the LOC120265643 gene encoding cytochrome c1-2, heme protein, mitochondrial-like, yielding MAAGRSIQQLLKSKFQSPPSAFLLLSSSAAKQSHDNVESAGMKSLRALALLGAGVSGILSFGVIASADEAEHGLACPSYPWPHKGILSSYDHASIRRGHQVYQQVCASCHSMSLISFRDLVGVAYTEEETKGMAAEIEVVDGPNDEGEMFTRPGKLSDRFPQPYANEQAARFANGGAYPPDLSLITKARHNGQNYVFALLTGYRDPPAGVSIRDGLHYNPYFPGGAIAMPQMLIDGAVEYEDGTPATEAQMGKDVVTFLSWAAEPEMEERKLMGFKWIFVLSLALLQAAYYRRMKWSIFKSRKLIVDAVN